The Vanrija pseudolonga chromosome 1, complete sequence genomic sequence AGACGTCGACTTGCACGACGGCGTCACAttccacaccaccacctcgctccctcgcaACCACCATGGCCCCGGCTTACCAGTGCGTATACTTGCTTGCATACATGGGCTGGCCGACAGCAATGCTAACGCCGAGCAGAGACGAAACGGTGCGCGACCAGGCGCTCGACTCGAGCCTGGCCTTTGCGCCCAAGAGCGCGTCCCACCGCCGTGCTGTGAGTGGCCGTGCAGCCGTGCACACCGTGGGAGGCAAGGAAGGACCGCTCTGACCACGTTCGTTCACACAGTACTACATGGCCATCATCTCCTTTGCGGGTATCTTTCTCTTTGGATACGACACTGGACTGGGAGGAGGTGTGATGTGAGTGGCGtcggggaggcggagcggtggaggggtgggtgggggcatacttcttcctcgcgcagcgaggacaggggtgggtgggtggtccatttctcgcgcgcagcgcgtaggggtgggtgggcgggcaaaGCATCACTTGCGTAGCTcgtaggggtgggtgggcgggcaaaGCATCACTCGCGTAGCagggagggtgggtgggagaCCTTCCTCGCGAGCaacgctcgagggcgggtgggtgggcgagatGACTAGCAAGCACATTGCTcgagggtggcggcgacgacgataaGTGGCACCcagcacccgcacccgcacccgcacacgtgcgctgacaccacccccagCGCCCTCACGACCTTTTCTCACGAGTTCGGCCTGGCGACAGCAAGCAAGACGCACCTCGCCACGCTGCAGGGCAACATTGTGtccatcctcctcggcggcgccttCTTCGGTGCGAttgccggcgcgcccgtcgccgacagGTGGGGACGCGTCAACACGCTCTGGCTCGGCTGTATCGTGTTCACGATTGGCGGCGTGATCCAGACGGCGTGCTTCGGGTCCTTGAACCAGTTCTAcatcggccgcctcgtcgcgggcTTTGGCGTCGGTTTCATGTCCATGGCGTGTCCTACATACGCTGGCGAGATCGCGCCGAAGGAAATCCGAGGCCGCATCACGGGCATGTTCCAGATCGTCGTCACGATCGGCGTCGCCTTCTCGTACTGGATCAACTATGGCGTGTCGTTCATGAAGCTCTCGGACGGGCCGAAGCAGTGGCGTATTCCTATCGGTTTCCGTGAGTCGCACCCCGGGACCGGAGTATAGCGGCGGCTGATGTGCCCAGAACTTGTTCCCGTCGGAATCATGATGATGATGCTCCCCTTCCTGCGCGAGTCCCCCCGCTGGCTCGCAACCAAGCACCAGTCggacaaggcgctcaagaacCTCGCGTGGATCCGTAACCggcccgaggacgacgtggcCGTGCAGCTCGAGTTTGCCGAGATCCAGGCGgccgtcaaggaggaggaggagaccaACAAGGGCGCAAGCTGGCGCGAGGTCTTCCAGAAGGGTAACCGCGTGCGCTTCCTCATGGCCTTTGTGATCTTCACGCTGCAGCAGTGGAGCGGACAGAGTGAGTCGCGGGTACAGAGCCTCTTGCGTGTTCGCTGACACTTCAGACTCGATCGGATACTACGCCCCCATCATCTTCAAGGACattggcctcgtcggccccaGCACTGGCCTGCTCGCGTCCGGAGTCTACGGCCTCGTCAAAATCGTCGCCACAACCATCTTCATCATGTTCGGCGTCGACCGCTTCGGGCGCAAGTGGCCGCTTATCATCGGCGCGGGCCTCATGTCCATGTTCCTGTGGATCATCGGCGCGATCTaccacacccacccgcccgtcTCGAACGCTGGCACGACGTCCGGCGCGTCCATCGGCATGGCGGTCATGATCTACCTGTTCGTCATCCCGTACTGCTTCTCGGTCGGCCCGCTGCCGTGGGTCATCTGCTCCGAGATCTTCAGCAACCGCACGCGCCACTACGGCCTCATGACGGCGGCTGCGACGCAGTGGCTCTGGAACTTTGTCGTGTCCAAGTGCACGCCGCTCATGGTCATCGCGCTGCCCAACGGCGGCatgttcttcttcttcgcgTGCATCAACATCGTGTCGGTCGTCATCGCGACGCTCTTCCTCCCCGAGACGCGCGGCCTCTCCCTCGAGGCCATGGACATCATCTTTGGCGCCAcgaccgccgaggagcgcgagcgataCCTCCAGGCCCAGGCGCAGGAGATGCACATTGAAAAGGGGGGCGAGAGCGTCCATGTTGAGAAGGTGCGGACCAAGGAGACGGTGTAGGCGGGTGTGTGGCAGAATGGCAGGGTGGCTTGTATCGCATGGAGTAAAGTAGGACGTGATGTGACTTGTTTGGGATGATTTGAGGGCCTGGTTACTGCTGCGTGCGCGTCAAGGTATCGTGCGTTGGTGTAGAGGTTGAATGGTATacagaggaagaggacgcgGTCAGGACATCGCTCCGCCACACTGGAGACGCCACTTTCGTGTCCTCTGCCCAATCCATTCACTCACGACAACCTTCAACTACCTGCACGCAGCTGCTGCGATGCTGCTTCAAGGAATGCAAGTATGTCCTGTGCCCTCCCTCCAACCGAACGCCAAGACATCGCCAAGTTCCCAACGACACTGATCCTGGACTCGGTTCCACTCGCCGTTGATCCTGGACTCTGCGCCACTGGCCGACGGCCTCGTGTAGGATACTCCAGCCATTGGCCTCGTTTCACCCACCACCCTATCACCCTCTGTAACACATCCTCAAGTGGCAAGAAATGCATCTAGCATGTGCTGTCACGGACAGCACTTTTTTTGCCCAGCCGGCTAGAAACAGGGAGAagaggggagggaagggggaggTGAGGCACGATtcggaggcgaggcgagacgaGGTATAGACAGAGCAGCTAGCGCCATTATACCAGATACGAAGGCACGTGaagcgaggaggcggagaaGCCGAGTTACCACTTACTGCTCAAGGGCGTCGCGGAgggtggtgcggcgcgccgagagGTCGCGCTTGCTGGCCGTGGCGCCAAACGACCAGGTCGTGAGGCGGCGGGAGCCACCGCACGTGTGGAGGTTGTCGCCCGAGCAGGGCATGTTGCAGTCGGtcgcgggggcggggacggcgccggcgctgtaCGAGTTGCCGCAGTAGCACTCACGCGAccactcgacgccggcgagcttgaAGCCCTTGGCCTGGCACGTGTCGAGGCAGCCCTGCCACGTCATGTTGTTGGCGGCGAACGAGTAGCCggtgagcgcgcggccgttGGTCGCCTCGGTGTAGCAGCCGGTCTGGGTCCAGCCCGCGGGCGTGGGGTTGGTGGGCGTCTTGGCGGGGTTGTAGAACAGGTCGAGGGTGCTGCGGCCACCGCAGTTCTCGTTGACGTTGTTGGCGCACTGGATCGAGCACTGCGAGTCGTCGATGGTGGTGTTCGAGGCGCCGTTACGCAGCTGCGTGTCGCAGTAACACTCGCGGCCAAACTCGACACCGGCGTAGGGGAAGCCGCGGTCAGCACACCACGAGACACAGGCGCCGCGGGtcatgttgttgttggagaACGAGGCGCCGGTGAGAGCTCTGCCCGAGGTGCCCTCGGCGATACAGCCGGTGCGCGAGTAGCCGGTGGGGatggtcgaggtgggcgagacgtaggtgtcgacgtcgacaaagCCGGGCCACGAAGGCTTGGGGCCAGTGCCGACCCAGAGAGGGTTGTTACCGGGGAGACGGGCAATCTTGTGGCCGACACCATTGTCCTCGTTGACGAGTTCGTTCTCGGGGCGGCAGGCCGACGCGGCAGCGTTGTTGATGTAGGGCACGAAGGGAGGGCAGTTCtggagctcgccgccgacaccgttgttgtcgttgcaTCCGTCGATGGCCTGCTGGAGGACGTTGACGCCATTGGGCTCCTCCCAGCCGGCGATGAAGTCACCGTGCATGCCGTAGCCGGTCGCGTCACCGTTAGCGAAGACCCTGCGTGTGTGTCAGAACGCCACTGTTTAACACTCAaacacgccgccaccgccacccccaGCGCCACTCGCCACGACCAACTCTACTCACCAGGTAGGCGTGCCCGCAGGGTTGAAGGGGTAGTTTCCGGTGTTGTAGATGAACTCGTAGAAGAcctggacgaggtggacggggTGCGAGGGCGGGCAGGTACCGCCGCCGTTGACGCCTCCGCTGGGCCAGGCCATGTGCGAGCGGTGGTCCGGCgagtcgaggttgacgccgtCCCAGCAGTTGGGGAAGTTGACCTGGGCGCGCAGGCCGTCGGGGCAGTTGTGCTCGAAGAAGCTGTTGCGCTGCGCCCAGGCGGGGTCGTTCTGGTGGGCGCCGCTGTAGTCGAGGCACACGAACGAGACCGACTGGTCGTCAAAGCTCGACGCGTTGAACGTGCGGCGGAACGGGTTGCCCTGGAGGATGCGCAGGCCCTTGGGGGGCGCCTTGACTGTCGTCTCGCCTGGGCCCGGGCGCGGGAGGTAGTACGTGTTGACAAAGGCCACGGGGATGCCGGTGTAGCTCTGGTCCGAAGGGTCGTAGTAGTAGAGCTGGGGCGTCCAGTAGTTGCTCTTGTCGATCGTGACGGGAGCAGTCGTGCACTTGGACGCAATCATAGACTCGTACGTCGTCGTACGGTTGAAGGCGGACCCGCCGACGATCGAGTGCATGTGGCCGCCGACCGTGCCGGGGGTGACGATGCTGGGGGGGATGTCAGTGGCCACACTGCGGATCGCGCCGGCATGCCGACGCCCACTCCCCGAAGCCCAACTCACGGGTCCAGACGCGTCGTCTCCAGGACGGGGTGCGAGAGGATAAAGTAGGCGTTGGCCGGCACGGCCAGCAGGGTGACGAGCGAGGCAAGCACAGCGCCGAGCATCGTGAATGAGTGTGGGGTGAAGGAGTGTCGGAGGAGGCTGGGATGGGGATGGAGAACAAGGCGAGTGGGTGCAAGAGTGTGCTTTTATGCCTCGTTGTCCTCTCGCGCCGGCCGGAAAGGCCGCACGCTGTACGCACACAACAGCACAAACACACATCGACGGATGGGTGGAGCGTGTTGCCTTTCCTTGCCTTACCCCGTGGCGTggcgcctcgctctcgccgtcaTCGCGCCACAGGGCACACAGCGAGGTCGGGACCGATAACACCTCGCACCTGCGCGCCAGCATGCATCAGCACGAACCAGAGATAGATGTGTAGCGAGCTTGGCCAAGCAgccctccctcgccgcaTCGGTTGTCCGCAGGGATTGAATAACGCCAcagtggcgccggcgcgccgcgtcgtcacTTGCCCTATCCAGTTTCTTGAGCAGCAACACGATCACCGATCCGTGCTGCCAGGGGAGTTTCAACAGCACACTAGGCGTGCCCGTCGGTGTCTCgagccgctgctgcagcctCCTCGCGTCCTCGATTCCTCGGGTGCGTGTGTGAagtgtgggtgtgtgcccctcgcgtcgcgtcggtcgcgtcgtGGCGCGTCGCAGCGCGGGAATCCCGAGTCGCACCACTGCTGCAGTCAGTCAGCATTCAGCACCCCAACAGCCATCCATCGCCGCAGGCAAACTGTAATCAGCGCCCATTCAGTCATTCAGCGGGTCAGTGAATCagccccctcctcgccggcacTTTCCtcatgcagcagcagctgtgTAAGCACTCGTCGTCAACAGACAAACGCCCCCATAAACATTCGGGACcggtcgccgcgccgagcgcggtacgcaacgcgcgcggcctcgccgagTGGGAAGGTCGGCGCTGTGTGCCTCGGATCCAGACGTCAGGCGCAGCAGTCGAAGTTGGCGGCGTTCGAAACGTGCCTTAAccttgtgtgtgtgtgtgtcggtggcggcgtcaggTCGGCGTCAGGTCAGGCAAGGTtcaggtcggcgtcggtcggcggcggcgtcggcctctAGACTTGAGGTTCGGCGGCCTGGTCCGGACCTATCAGGCGTCGTACCGCGCGGTCCACCTCGGTGACCTcgggtcggtcgtcgtcacaAGCAGCACCTGCATACATACTCTGTACACCTAATCGCGATGCCCAATGCACTAGTAGAACAATTGAATAGCTTTGTTGAAGGTTTTGGTTTTCTGGATAATGGTCGTCGTGAGTAGGTCGTGAACAAGTGTCGTCAATCacagcgcgaggccgacctgcgacgcccgcgcggctggcgcggctggctggggtgggggggagcGGGGAGCGCCCGCGCCCATGCGCGCCTgcttggccgcgagggccTGCTCGTGGGCCATTGCCTCCTCGAAGCGGCGGttgagctcgtgctcgttctcctcggtctcggtctcggcgtctgactcgtcgtcgtcgtcgaggtcgggcatcgcgcagctcgtgcgactgtcctcgtcgcgctcggcctcgattCTGAGGGGCTTGGTTAGAGACTGCGGCAAGCACGGACACCGGCCACTTCTACTcactgctcgagcgcgcgatCGAGCGTGCTCGCCCCCATGCTGGCGGTCGTGGACGCCATGCTCGGAATACGCGCAGGCATGAtcgccgccttggccgctGCTTCAAACGCCTGATCGGGGATCCCGGCATGCCGAAGGACGTCGATAAACTCCATGTGGtctgggcgtggcgtcagcAGGGGGTAGGGGTCGTGGGGACGAGTCGGATTGCACAACATCTGACTCACTCGCAGGCGTGCTCATCCGGTGCGTAAACTCGGCCTTGTATCCCGGTACAAGCACaaactcgccgccgagctgcacaaAGTCGCCTGGGACATGGCGCATGTGCTTGAAGCCGCGCTTGAGGCCGGTCGTGGCCTGGGTCCACACGGTCTGGTTGTATGCGCCACGCGTCTTGGGTGCGTTGTCCTTGCGTTTGGGCATTTTGAGGCTGCAACAGTCagcacccactcaccatcccTCCTTGTGTCGTACTCACCCCATCAGCTTGTAGATCTTTCTCGACCGGTCAGTGTACATCTCGTACTGGCAGTTGAACAGGGCCTTGTACGCCTTGATCGCCTTCCAGCTGCCACACCCGATCAAGACGACGCGGATGTTGTGCTGGCGCACAatctcggggtcgacgttTGCGAGCGAGAACTCCATGTAGTTCTGGCACGCACCGCACCAGAAGTGGCGGACGAAGACCATGACCGTCttctgcgcgccgccgtcgtacGAAGGGAACAGGTCGCCAAAGGCGACCTTtttgccctcgtcgtccgtcaCGGTGCGCTGCGACGCCTCCCACAGGGTACGTGCCGACGGTGCGCGGAACACGCTGAACGGCAGCGACTTGGACTTGCCCGACTGCTTTGGCtcgacgctgtcgtcggACGGGTACTCGTCCTCAAACGCCTCGTAGTCCAGCCcgtgggtcgtcgtcggcgcgcggcgccccgcgctgcgcgagctcacCGACCCCTTCATCTTGGCGCCCTTGctgcttgtcggcgtcaGGTTGTTGTTGGCGAGGGACACCTTGCGCGCGGGCAGCGACCCAGGGTGCAGGGTGCCTGCTGCTCCGACTGCAGAGTCCTCCAGCGACCGCGGTTTGGgtacgccggcgccgacagcaCGCACGTGTTCGCCCACCGGCTCCGAGCGCACCGTCGCAGGCGAtgcgagcgggcgcggcaCAGGCatctcgacgcgcgcgaccggCGCTTGGAGGTGGTCCTCAGCGGAAGCGtactcttcgtcgtcgtcgtcatctcgctcctcgtcgcttGTGGACGGCTCCGTCTCGACCCGGCTCACGCGGTACGCGCGGCGAACGGTACtgggctcctcgtcgaccgtgcCCGAGTGGAACGTCGCGCCGGTCGGCGTGCGGATCTCGCTGTCGAGTGCGGACACGGTCGACCCAGGTGCCGGGACGGCGGGCGCAGGCTTCTCCGACACCTCGGAGAAGTACTCCGAGTCGGTGTGCTCCCCGTCCAGCGAGGACCCGGAGAGGCGCTTCGCGCCGTGCGGCAGCCCCGTGACGCGGagtggcgagcgcgggccGCGCGTCGGGGCTGCCGCCGGCATGGGCACGGGCATCGGCTCGGGCTCAGGCACTGTGACTGTTCCGAACGtgggcgacgccggcgcgacgggcgtaGTGGCCGGCGACGCCTCGCGAGGGGAAGTGATCATGCTTGGTGCAGCGGGCATCGGCTCCTCCTCCGGCACGGAGGGCACCACGATCGCGAGCTTGGAGCTGatgctcgcgctgcgcgggaggtgggagcgcggcgcgccgtcgccgctgctggagcggacgggcttggcggcgagccaCTCGGGCAGGCTCTTGATGCTGTTTGAGCTGTCTGCGGAGCTGAgcggggggcgggcgggcatgGTTTCCGAGCGGGGGAGGGTAGGttcggcgcggggcggcgctgctgctgctgcctctggGAGCACAGCGAcgggctctggcggcggtgtaGGCGGGACAgtgacgcgcgcgtcgacctcgtggACCGCCTCCATGGCGttacgctgctgctgttgctgctggcctcgacgcgcgatggtcgccggcgccgacttgggcgctgctggcgccgatccgtcgtcgtactcgccaAACAAGGTGCGCGACGGGCGCTGCCACGAGGCCGGGCGCACCGTGATGGGCGAGTATGGCGCgtctggctcgtcggcgggcggcgggggcggggagAAGGCTGCGAACGGCGCGGGTCGGGGGCGCTTGAGCTGCCCCGCGCCTGCGGGGAGCGCGATGGCCGGCATCCCCGGGCCTGGGACGGAGAGGAGCACGGGCGGCGTGTGGGTCGGtgatcgcggcggcggggtcgcgctcgcgcgctccgcctcgactGCGAGCGCtgcgtcgagcagcggcgtgggCTTGCGCCGGATCATGCTCGCGCGCTTGGGCgacacgggcggcgaggtggcctCGGCACCGGGCCACACGCCAGAGTTGcggctgctcgccgagctcggcggcgacggcgagtcgTCCCGCTCGTACgggagcagctcgcgcgggctcggcggcgcgggcgagggggagggcgagggtaTTGAGCGGCGCGGAGAGCCGGGCACCTTCTTGCGCCGGATACGGATCTCGCGCTGCgtcacgccggcgtcgcggaggagcgcctccatctcgtcgtcgatgctgTGGGCTGTTGGGAGTTGGTGCGAGGTCGACTGAGAAACGacgatgggcggcggcggggtgggggtgcggcggcgcgccatGAGGGACGAGGCGCTTAAGTCGACCCCAAGCAGGTGTTTGCTCGCGCCTGGCaccggcggctggggcgccgctgttccgccgccgctgtaGCTCGTCGTAGCTCCGAGGGACATGGTTCGCGGGCTGAGCTTGCTGGGTGTAAACGAACGgggggcaggcagcaccTCGCGCTGACGAGAAAAGAAACAGCAGTTTACAGCAATAGTTATCAAAGTCGTCTCGCCGGACAAGCACGATCGTGCGTGCTGTCCTGGGCTGAGTGAGCAGGAGCATCCTGCATGTCCTGCAAGCTGTTCGCAACGCGCCAAGTGCCGCACTCTGCAGTGCGGCAGCACAAGCACCATCGCGTACGCATTACGGGATAGCAGGTgggtggcgccgcctcggcgggcgaTCAGAGGCGGCGCCAGAATGAGACCTGCAGGCACAAGCGCGGGAGTGCCTCTGGTGATCTGAGGTTGtttgcgcgccgccgctgctagCAGGGCTGGCGGATGCAGATACGCAGAGTAGTATGCAGCCTGTCTGTCCTGTCTGCAATGGCCGCtagcgcgccggcgtccgagtcggcgatGAAGAAGCGTCGTGCGCTGGCTGCTGTTTGCTCCACGGCACGGCCAGCAGAgttcggcgacgaggcgagatTAGCACAAGTTACAGGTCAGCTGGTTCCCTCGGTGTTCTGTGCCTGCATCTCGACGTCTCGCCGTGCAGGCCATGGCGTGCTTCGtgcagtcagtcagtcagtcagtcagctGCCTGTGACCGTCCACCCACAGAACCCTGCATGCAGGATGCAGGATGCCAGACAGCGGCTGTCCAGACCCaccgcccgctgccgccgccgcacaccCACCACGCCACCCTTAATGAATTTCTCCCCGCCAAACAGTTCCGGGTCACATTACGGGGGTGACGGTGACGGTGGCTGCAGCACCGTGACGAGCACCTACACGCGCTTGGCATCCGCCAAAGCTAAAAGGTGAACCGAGACAATGACCGACGCGACTGACAAAACTATGTTTAAGTGCAAGATGCAATGCAATGACGCGCGGGCGAGTTGCCCACGACGAAATCAAGTATGGCTATGGCTCTATGAATGGTCTACaatggcgccgccgcgacatAACGCGGCAGGCAGCATGCTCATGATGATGCTACAAATCAATCATCCCTCTCACTCCCTCTCACTGCTGCTAATGATGTGATCCTCAAGCCCCCGATACCCGTGCTCGACCTTGCACCATGGCCTGCAAGAGTGGTTAGTACCCCCGCCAAATGCCCGCCACGATCAAGCCACCATGACGACGACTCACGGTCTCTGCGCGTCGTTCCCGCTCCAGTAGGCTCTGCACCGCGACGAAAACCCAAAGGCATCTGGGGGTGGTAGTCAGCACTAGCGCTCGCCCCGCCATCCCGCCGCCGTGACTCACGATCATAGCCCCGCGCTCCGGCCCGGTACGAGTCGGCCATTGCGAGGACACTGGAAATCTTGCTAGTGGTCGTTAAATGCTGACGGGCGTACGCGAACGCGTCCAGCGCCATCTGGTGCAAGCGAgccgggtcgtcgaggtagCGCTGCACCTGGCCCTCAATCTGCTCAATGTCCCACGACGGCTCGAGCGGGATCGTAAACTTGGACAGGGCCTCTTCGTGCTCGGTCGGTAGATCGGTCGCGAGTACACAGCCGCTGAGCATGGCCTGAGCGTACTTGCG encodes the following:
- the qa-y_0 gene encoding Quinate permease produces the protein MAPAYQDETVRDQALDSSLAFAPKSASHRRAYYMAIISFAGIFLFGYDTGLGGGVIALTTFSHEFGLATASKTHLATLQGNIVSILLGGAFFGAIAGAPVADRWGRVNTLWLGCIVFTIGGVIQTACFGSLNQFYIGRLVAGFGVGFMSMACPTYAGEIAPKEIRGRITGMFQIVVTIGVAFSYWINYGVSFMKLSDGPKQWRIPIGFQLVPVGIMMMMLPFLRESPRWLATKHQSDKALKNLAWIRNRPEDDVAVQLEFAEIQAAVKEEEETNKGASWREVFQKGNRVRFLMAFVIFTLQQWSGQNSIGYYAPIIFKDIGLVGPSTGLLASGVYGLVKIVATTIFIMFGVDRFGRKWPLIIGAGLMSMFLWIIGAIYHTHPPVSNAGTTSGASIGMAVMIYLFVIPYCFSVGPLPWVICSEIFSNRTRHYGLMTAAATQWLWNFVVSKCTPLMVIALPNGGMFFFFACINIVSVVIATLFLPETRGLSLEAMDIIFGATTAEERERYLQAQAQEMHIEKGGESVHVEKVRTKETV
- the ARB_07867_0 gene encoding WSC domain-containing protein, which encodes MLGAVLASLVTLLAVPANAYFILSHPVLETTRLDPIVTPGTVGGHMHSIVGGSAFNRTTTYESMIASKCTTAPVTIDKSNYWTPQLYYYDPSDQSYTGIPVAFVNTYYLPRPGPGETTVKAPPKGLRILQGNPFRRTFNASSFDDQSVSFVCLDYSGAHQNDPAWAQRNSFFEHNCPDGLRAQVNFPNCWDGVNLDSPDHRSHMAWPSGGVNGGGTCPPSHPVHLVQVFYEFIYNTGNYPFNPAGTPTWVFANGDATGYGMHGDFIAGWEEPNGVNVLQQAIDGCNDNNGVGGELQNCPPFVPYINNAAASACRPENELVNEDNGVGHKIARLPGNNPLWVGTGPKPSWPGFVDVDTYVSPTSTIPTGYSRTGCIAEGTSGRALTGASFSNNNMTRGACVSWCADRGFPYAGVEFGRECYCDTQLRNGASNTTIDDSQCSIQCANNVNENCGGRSTLDLFYNPAKTPTNPTPAGWTQTGCYTEATNGRALTGYSFAANNMTWQGCLDTCQAKGFKLAGVEWSRECYCGNSYSAGAVPAPATDCNMPCSGDNLHTCGGSRRLTTWSFGATASKRDLSARRTTLRDALEQ
- the Aaed1 gene encoding Thioredoxin-like protein AAED1, with the translated sequence MSLGATTSYSGGGTAAPQPPVPGASKHLLGVDLSASSLMARRRTPTPPPPIVVSQSTSHQLPTAHSIDDEMEALLRDAGVTQREIRIRRKKVPGSPRRSIPSPSPSPAPPSPRELLPYERDDSPSPPSSASSRNSGVWPGAEATSPPVSPKRASMIRRKPTPLLDAALAVEAERASATPPPRSPTHTPPVLLSVPGPGMPAIALPAGAGQLKRPRPAPFAAFSPPPPPADEPDAPYSPITVRPASWQRPSRTLFGEYDDGSAPAAPKSAPATIARRGQQQQQQRNAMEAVHEVDARVTVPPTPPPEPVAVLPEAAAAAPPRAEPTLPRSETMPARPPLSSADSSNSIKSLPEWLAAKPVRSSSGDGAPRSHLPRSASISSKLAIVVPSVPEEEPMPAAPSMITSPREASPATTPVAPASPTFGTVTVPEPEPMPVPMPAAAPTRGPRSPLRVTGLPHGAKRLSGSSLDGEHTDSEYFSEVSEKPAPAVPAPGSTVSALDSEIRTPTGATFHSGTVDEEPSTVRRAYRVSRVETEPSTSDEERDDDDDEEYASAEDHLQAPVARVEMPVPRPLASPATVRSEPVGEHVRAVGAGVPKPRSLEDSAVGAAGTLHPGSLPARKVSLANNNLTPTSSKGAKMKGSVSSRSAGRRAPTTTHGLDYEAFEDEYPSDDSVEPKQSGKSKSLPFSVFRAPSARTLWEASQRTVTDDEGKKVAFGDLFPSYDGGAQKTVMVFVRHFWCGACQNYMEFSLANVDPEIVRQHNIRVVLIGCGSWKAIKAYKALFNCQYEMYTDRSRKIYKLMG